The window AAAATGGTGGATGGAATTGAGCCGAATCCCGAAAGAATCCATCAGCACGTAACGGATTCCCTCATGCTGGTGACGGCGCTCAACCGATATATTGGTTATGATAAAGCCTCAAAAATTGCCCTGAAAGCCTGGCGCGAGAATAAAACCCTGAAACAAGCAGCACTGGAACTGGGATTTCTTACAGAAAAACAGTTTGATGAATGGGTTCAGCCGGAAAAGATGATCGGACCGGAAGAATAAAAGCGAAGAATGGCTTTCCGGGAATCGTATTTTCCCGGGAAGCCATTTACAATTGAACCGTCTCTTTTTGAAATAGAATAGCTTCCAGTTTTTTGGATAATTCATTAATATTATATGGTTTATGCAAATAGCCAAGTACACCCTGGTCAATTAAACTTTGGGCGGATTCATCCAGCGTGTATCCGGTTGAAAGCAGAACCCGCACATGTGGATCAAGCGATTTTAGCGCCTGAAAGGTTTCCTTTCCATCCATTACCGGCATCAGCATGTCGATAATAATTAAATCAAAATTCTCGGGGCTTTCTCTGAAGAGCTGAATGGCTTCCTGGCCGTCGCTGGCCATGGAAACAGAAAATCCCATTCGCACCAGCATCCGCGATAAAACCGTTCGAATCACATCTTCATCGTCCACAATTAAAATTCTGCCTTTTCCCGATTGAAATGATTTCTCCATGAGTTTTCCTTTTTTTGGGTAGGATGACGTTTTTTTCGCCGGCAAGTAAATGTGAAATTCGGTTCCCACGCCGATTTCGCTTTCCACGTCGAGAAACCCATTGTGATTTTTTATGATTCCATAAACCATCGAAAGTCCCAGACCCGTGCCTTTGCCAGGCGATTTGGTGGTAAAAAAGGGATCAAAAATCTTGGACAGCGTATCCGAATCCATTCCCACACCGGTATCCCGAATGGCAATGTGAACATAAGCAGATGCCGTGGGTTGAGGAAATTTTTTTCTGAATGAGGGATCGTTTTCAATGCATTCGGACCGGAGTGTGAGTGTGCCTCCGTCCGGCATGGCATCGATGGCATTCAAACAAATATTCAAAAGCACCTGCTGAAATTGTGAGGGATCACCCATAACCAATTTGAGATTTTTTGCGTAGTGCCGCTTGATGGTGATTTTCTTCTGAAGCCTCAGGGTGATAATGCCGTACACTTCATCCAAAATATCGTTTAACTGAACGGGCTTGTTTTCATATTTTCCTTTTCTGGCGAAACCCAGCAGTTGTTTGGTGAGATTGGATGCTCGCTTAGCCGTATCTTCAATAGCATTAATCAGTTCCATCACTGAATCGTCGAGCTGATCCTCCAGTTGAATCAGCGAGGTATATCCGATAATTCCCCCCAGAAGATTGTTGAAATCATGGGCGATTCCTGCGGCCAGTGTTCCAACGGATTCCATTTTTTGCGCCTGAATTAATTTTTCTTCCAGCTTTTTTTGTTCCGTCACATCCTGATAATTCTCGATTACACGTGTTATTTTTCCCTCCTCGTCTTTGAGGGGATATGTGCGCAGAGAAATATATCCTGTGGGGTGTTTTGCATCCGGATAGGGTACCACCTCACTTTGGGATTCTCCTGTTTCGAACGTTCGCTTGGTGGGACAAAATGGGCATACAGAATCCCGATGCTGAAAGACCTCATAACAATGCCGACCCTCCACATTCGAACCGTAAAGCTGAAAGGCCACCTTGTTGGCGCGCTCAATCCGATAATCGGGCGTAATGATGGAAAGTCCGTTGTTTGTGGCGTTATATATGGCCGTAAATATTTTGGCCTGTTCAGCGAGCTGACGCTCCAACTGTTTTTTCTCGGTGATGTCAAGAAGAATGCCCTGAATGGCCGGCTGCGATTCATAAATCACATGGCTCACGTAGCCCAATATATCCCGGATCCGCCCGGACTTGGTGCGAATGGAAAATTCGATGAGCGGGGGCGGACTTTCTCCTTTCAGGCGCATGCTGGCATTTTGCCGCAATTTTTCGATTTCTTCCTTGTGAACAAATAAATCCCAGACCCGCAATTTTTGCAGCTCATGGGCGGAATATTCCGTTATCTGCGTAAGGTACTGATTGAAATATAAAAATTTTGTTCCATCGTAAACGAAAAATCCGGTGACTTCAGACTCCACAAGATTCCGGTATTTTTCTTCACTGTGGCGGAGACGAATCTCCATCTTTTTGCGGTCGGTTATATCGATAAAATTGGTCAACACAACAAAGCCGCCGTCGCTATCAATCATTTTGGCATTGAAATCGACCCAGCGGTTTTTACCGTTTTGGGTCGTAATGCGAGTCTCCAGCCGAATGCTGCCAATGCTTCCGTTGACGATATCAGACAGATGATGGACCACCATCTGCCGGTCGTCCGGATGAATAAACGGCTTCCATTTCAGCGTCGGGGCATCTTCCTGTTGGATTTCAAGGATTTGCGCTCCAACAGGATTCAGGTAGAGAAACGAGTCATCTTTAAAAATAGCAATCCCCGATTGAAAATTCTCAGCGATGATTCGAAATCGGGCTTCACTGTCCCGAAGTTCCTCAAAGAGTTTAATATGTCCCGGAATCGTGCGTGAACTTCCCTGAATTTCGATCGTTTTGCCCTTGTCATCTGTAATGGCTTTGAGCAGAATTTCAACACGCAGCCTCTTTCCGGAGGGAGAAATAAGAGTTGTTTTGAATGGAACCACGGATTCTCCATTCCAGACAGACTGTAGTTTTTTATGAACGAAATCCCACTGCTCGGGCAAAACGACGGATTTGAGGGGAATTGGCACTTTACCGGGAGCGCTCGCTGAAAACGACGGATTGGAAAGAAATGTTAGTCGGAATTGGGAATCCAATCGAAAAACCCGATCGCAGGCAAGAATGCCAACGGGCGTATTTTGAAGAACGTCCTGGTAAAAAGAGCGAACAGCACGTGTTTTTTTTACAAAACGATGATAGAAGTCCATAAAAGGGGGCACCCCATGTTAAAGCTTTTTTAAGTTTATCGGCAGTAACGGGCAGAGTCTTTATGACGCTAATCGGGCGGACTGTTTTTGCCGAGATGTTGTGAATGATCGGGTTAAGAAACGGCAGGAAGGGTTTCGCCCGGGCGGCCGCAGCCTGACCCCGCATTTGAAGAGCAAAATTAAAATAGATTTGTGCAATAAAAGGCTTGACAAACGGCGAAAATATGTGTAAAATAAACCATCCATCCGCGCATTTTGCACAACCGACCGAATAAAATGTCATTTGGGGGCATTTATGACCGCCGCAGTTTTTTAGATAGAAAGCCCGTTTCCCCTTTTACCAAAAAGGCAAGGGAGAGAGCGGGCTTTTTGTGTTTGGATTTGGAGGAATCAGAGAAAGGATGATCAATGCGTATCCGAATTCAGTTGATGCCATTGAGTAAACAGGTTTCCGTCCCGGTGAATTACCAGTATCCCGTTTCTGCCGCCATCTACAAAATTCTGAATCAAGCCTCTCCGGAATACACGGAATTCTTACACGACAAGGGCTACGCTGCACCCTCCGGCCGTTTGATGAAATTGTTTACCTTTTCCAAACTCCACATTCCCCACGCCCGATTTGAAGATGGAACACTTTCCGGCGATTCCCGGCAGCCCTGGCAGCTTTGGGTTGGAAGTCCCATGCAGGAGGATTTTGTTGAAAATTTCGTTTTGGGCATTTTCACATCGTCCACTATTGAAATTGTGGGTCAGGGAACAAGGAGCCGGTTTCAGGTGGTGCAGGTGGAGTCCGTTCAAAAACCGGAATTTCAGGAGGAGATGCGGTTTAAATGCCTTTCGCCCATTGTGATTTCCCGCCCGGAGGATCGGGAGCATGGACGGATGCCTCATTATTACCGGCCGTTTGAAGAAGGATTAAATGAAGCGCTGCGGAAGAACCTGCTGCAGAAGTACCAGATTATTTACGATGCGCCTCCCCAAAATGAATCGTTTGAATTTCAGATTACGGAGCACGACAAACCCCGCTCGAAAAAAATCACCATTAAAGAAGGAACCCCTGAGGCAACGGAGTTGAAGGCGTTTGAGACCTACTTCACCCTGCGCGGCAATCCGGCGCTTATGGAAGTGGCCTGGGAATGCGGCCTCGGCGAACACACCAGCCAGGGCTTTGGCATGGTGGATGTGGTGGGAGGCAAAAGGAAAGCAAAGGTAACCTT is drawn from Calditrichota bacterium and contains these coding sequences:
- the cas6 gene encoding CRISPR-associated endoribonuclease Cas6; translated protein: MRIRIQLMPLSKQVSVPVNYQYPVSAAIYKILNQASPEYTEFLHDKGYAAPSGRLMKLFTFSKLHIPHARFEDGTLSGDSRQPWQLWVGSPMQEDFVENFVLGIFTSSTIEIVGQGTRSRFQVVQVESVQKPEFQEEMRFKCLSPIVISRPEDREHGRMPHYYRPFEEGLNEALRKNLLQKYQIIYDAPPQNESFEFQITEHDKPRSKKITIKEGTPEATELKAFETYFTLRGNPALMEVAWECGLGEHTSQGFGMVDVVGGKRKAKVTFSKKVTFGNRPTNLAREGSK
- a CDS encoding PAS domain S-box protein, with product MDFYHRFVKKTRAVRSFYQDVLQNTPVGILACDRVFRLDSQFRLTFLSNPSFSASAPGKVPIPLKSVVLPEQWDFVHKKLQSVWNGESVVPFKTTLISPSGKRLRVEILLKAITDDKGKTIEIQGSSRTIPGHIKLFEELRDSEARFRIIAENFQSGIAIFKDDSFLYLNPVGAQILEIQQEDAPTLKWKPFIHPDDRQMVVHHLSDIVNGSIGSIRLETRITTQNGKNRWVDFNAKMIDSDGGFVVLTNFIDITDRKKMEIRLRHSEEKYRNLVESEVTGFFVYDGTKFLYFNQYLTQITEYSAHELQKLRVWDLFVHKEEIEKLRQNASMRLKGESPPPLIEFSIRTKSGRIRDILGYVSHVIYESQPAIQGILLDITEKKQLERQLAEQAKIFTAIYNATNNGLSIITPDYRIERANKVAFQLYGSNVEGRHCYEVFQHRDSVCPFCPTKRTFETGESQSEVVPYPDAKHPTGYISLRTYPLKDEEGKITRVIENYQDVTEQKKLEEKLIQAQKMESVGTLAAGIAHDFNNLLGGIIGYTSLIQLEDQLDDSVMELINAIEDTAKRASNLTKQLLGFARKGKYENKPVQLNDILDEVYGIITLRLQKKITIKRHYAKNLKLVMGDPSQFQQVLLNICLNAIDAMPDGGTLTLRSECIENDPSFRKKFPQPTASAYVHIAIRDTGVGMDSDTLSKIFDPFFTTKSPGKGTGLGLSMVYGIIKNHNGFLDVESEIGVGTEFHIYLPAKKTSSYPKKGKLMEKSFQSGKGRILIVDDEDVIRTVLSRMLVRMGFSVSMASDGQEAIQLFRESPENFDLIIIDMLMPVMDGKETFQALKSLDPHVRVLLSTGYTLDESAQSLIDQGVLGYLHKPYNINELSKKLEAILFQKETVQL